From Musa acuminata AAA Group cultivar baxijiao chromosome BXJ3-8, Cavendish_Baxijiao_AAA, whole genome shotgun sequence, one genomic window encodes:
- the LOC103995376 gene encoding leucine-rich repeat protein 1 — protein sequence MAVVADVAAGTLVVVLAMALLLAPLVSSNSEGDALYALRKSLSDPDDVLQSWDPTLVNPCTWFHITCNQDNRVTRVDLGNSNLSGHLVPELGRLEHLQYLELYKNNIQGTIPSEFGNLKSLISLDLYNNNISGVIPPTLGKLKSLVFLRLNDNRLTGQIPRELVQISSLKVVDISNNDLCGTIPTTGPFEHIPLNNFENNPRLEGPELQGLALYDTNC from the exons ATGGCCGTCGTCGCTGACGTTGCAGCCGGAACTCTGGTGGTTGTTCTGGCAATGGCTTTGCTGTTGGCGCCGTTGGTCTCGTCCAACTCCGAGGGGGACGCGCTCTACGCGCTGCGGAAGAGCCTCTCGGACCCGGACGACGTGCTGCAGAGCTGGGATCCGACTCTCGTGAACCCTTGCACTTGGTTCCATATTACCTGTAACCAGGACAATCGCGTCACTCGCGT GGACCTGGGCAATTCAAATTTATCTGGCCATCTTGTACCTGAACTTGGACGCCTTGAACATTTGCAATATCT GGAACTCTACAAAAACAATATCCAAGGGACAATACCATCAGAGTTTGGTAATCTGAAGAGTCTCATTAGCCTGGACTTGTATAATAACAACATCTCAGGGGTTATTCCTCCAACACTAGGGAAGCTTAAGTCTCTAGTATTCTT ACGGCTCAATGATAATCGTTTGACCGGTCAAATCCCAAGGGAACTTGTTCAAATTTCTAGCCTCAAAGTTGT TGATATATCAAACAACGATCTCTGTGGAACTATTCCCACCACTGGACCATTTGAACACATCCCCTTAAACAA CTTTGAGAACAATCCACGTTTAGAAGGTCCAGAGTTGCAGGGTCTTGCATTGTATGACACAAACTGCTGA
- the LOC135644216 gene encoding calcium-dependent protein kinase 2-like — translation MGNCFSHGNNDTDKPKSPSPPPNTAAAPSPNSATPDVAAQDQPASSSSPPPTPIGLVLGRPMQDVHATYTIGKELGRGQFGVTHLCTHKTTAEQFACKTIAKRKLTSKEDVEDVRREVEIMYHLAGQANVVELKGAYEDKHSVHLVMELCAGGELFDRIVAQGHFTEFAAASLLRTIVQIVHTCHSMGVMHRDLKPENFLLLNKEEDSPLKATDFGLSVFFKQGEVFRDIVGSAYYIAPEVLKRKYGPEADIWSIGVMLYILLCGVPPFWAESERGIFNAILQGEIDFVSDPWPNISSGAKDLVKNMLNSDPNQRLTAFDVLNHPWIKEDGEAPDTPLDNTVLNRLKQFQAMNQFKKAALKVIAGCLSEEEIKGLKEMFKNMDSDNSGTITLEELEQGLAKQGTKLSEHEVKQLMEAADADGNGTIDYEEFITATVHMNRMDREEHLYTAFQFFDKDNSGYITKEELEQALKEKGMCDGEEIKDIISEADADNDGRINYDEFVAMIRKGDPEPNQKKRRDVFV, via the exons ATGGGCAATTGCTTCTCCCATGGTAACAATGACACGGACAAGCCCAAGAGCCCAAGCCCACCTCCGAACACCGCCGCGGCGCCATCTCCGAACTCCGCTACCCCCGACGTCGCCGCCCAGGATCAGCCGGCCTCCTCATCCTCCCCTCCGCCCACCCCCATCGGCCTCGTGCTCGGCCGCCCCATGCAGGACGTCCACGCCACCTACACCATCGGCAAAGAGCTCGGACGAGGCCAGTTCGGCGTGACGCACCTCTGCACCCACAAAACCACCGCCGAGCAGTTCGCGTGCAAGACTATCGCCAAGCGGAAGCTCACCTCCAAGGAGGACGTGGAGGACGTGAGGAGGGAGGTGGAGATCATGTACCACCTGGCCGGACAGGCCAACGTCGTGGAGCTGAAGGGGGCGTACGAGGACAAGCACTCGGTGCACCTCGTCATGGAGTTGTGCGCCGGCGGGGAGCTGTTCGACAGGATCGTCGCCCAGGGGCACTTCACGGAGTTCGCCGCCGCGTCCCTGTTGAGGACCATCGTGCAGATCGTCCACACCTGCCATTCGATGGGGGTGATGCACAGGGACCTCAAGCCGGAGAACTTCCTGTTGCTGAACAAGGAGGAGGACTCCCCCCTTAAGGCTACAGACTTCGGCCTCTCTGTCTTCTTCAAGCAAG GTGAAGTATTCAGAGATATAGTCGGCAGTGCATACTACATAGCACCTGAAGTCTTGAAGCGAAAATACGGACCAGAAGCTGATATCTGGAGCATCGGTGTGATGCTTTACATTCTTCTCTGTGGAGTTCCTCCTTTTTGGGCTG aatcgGAACGTGGCATCTTCAATGCCATTCTACAAGGAGAGATCGATTTTGTGAGCGATCCATGGCCTAATATTTCATCTGGTGCAAAGGATCTTGTGAAGAACATGCTAAATTCAGACCCAAATCAGAGATTGACAGCATTCGATGTTCTGA ACCATCCTTGGATTAAAGAAGATGGAGAAGCACCTGACACACCTCTTGATAACACTGTACTCAACAGGCTCAAACAGTTCCAAGCAATGAACCAATTCAAGAAAGCTGCTCTGAAG GTGATAGCAGGCTGCCTGTCGGAGGAAGAGATCAAGGGGTTGAAGGAGATGTTCAAGAACATGGACTCTGACAATAGTGGCACCATAACTCTGGAAGAACTCGAGCAAGGCCTCGCCAagcaaggaacaaagctctccGAACATGAAGTCAAACAATTGATGGAAGCT GCTGATGCAGATGGAAATGGGACTATAGATTACGAAGAATTCATCACTGCAACAGTGCACATGAATCGAATGGACCGAGAAGAGCATCTCTACACAGCATTCCAGTTCTTTGACAAGGATAACAGCGG GTACATCACCAAGGAGGAACTCGAGCAAGCTCTCAAAGAGAAGGGAATGTGCGATGGGGAGGAAATTAAGGACATCATTTCTGAAGCAGATGCTGATAAT GATGGAAGAATCAACTATGATGAGTTTGTGGCCATGATCAGAAAAGGAGATCCTGAACCCAaccagaagaagagaagagatgtGTTTGTTTGA
- the LOC135645009 gene encoding probable peptide/nitrate transporter At3g43790 has protein sequence MKGNAGLPMKVYHENCPGCKQDRKNEVHRGVPYGEFFFIWIVTLCSALPISSLFPFLYFMIRDLHIAKREEDIGFYAGFVGSSFMIGRALTSVFWGVVADRYGRKPVILISIISVIIFNTLFGLSTSYSMAIISRSFMGCFCGLLGPIKAYASEVCRKEYQALGLSLVSTSRGIGLVVGPAIGGFLAQPAEKYPNIFSKESLFGRFPYFLPCLCISLVAIAATVACLWLPETLHIHDKWEIEDLEGSLIRCETRESSEETEASKSLIKNWPLMSAIIVYCVFSLQDMAYSEIFSLWAVSNQSYGGLSFSSQVVGEVLAITGTGLLVYQIFLYPPFEKYLGPITSSRVAAIFSIPLLAGYPFMSKLSGLELQLIVNCASFLKNTFSITIINGFNILQNNAVPRHQRGAANGISITAMSLFKAVAPAGGGALFSWAQKRQQASFLPGDHAVFFLLNVVTLIGLLLTFKPFLTQPSNKRSYVLLATEVHA, from the exons atgAAGGGTAACGCGGGGCTGCCGATGAAGGTGTACCATGAGAACTGCCCCGGATGCAAGCAGGACCGGAAGAACGAGGTCCATCGTGGAGTTCCCTACGGGGAGTTCTTCTTCATTTGGATCGTCACGCTCTGCTCTG CCTTACCAATATCGTCGTTGTTTCCTTTCTTATACTTCATG ATAAGGGACTTACATATTGCCAAAAGAGAAGAGGATATTGGGTTTTATGCTGGTTTTGTAG GATCTTCCTTTATGATTGGAAGAGCTCTGACTTCAGTATTTTGGGGAGTTGTGGCAGATCGATATGGAAGGAAACCAGTTATACTCATTAGTATTATTTCAGT AATAATATTCAACACACTTTTTGGGCTTAGCACGAGTTATTCGATGGCAATTATTTCTAGATCATTTATGGGATGTTTTTGTGGTTTGCTTGGTCCAATAAAG GCTTATGCTTCAGAAGTTTGCCGAAAAGAATATCAAGCTCTAGGATTATCCCTT GTTAGTACTTCACGAGGCATAGGATTAGTTGTTGGTCCAGCTATTGGAGGTTTCCTTGCTCAG CCTGCAGAGAAATACCCAAATATCTTTTCAAAGGAGTCATTATTTGGCAG GTTTCCTTACTTTTTACCATGCCTTTGCATATCTCTTGTGGCAATCGCTGCCACTGTTGCATGTCTCTGGCTTCCT GAGACTTTGCACATTCATGACAAATGGGAAATTGAAGATCTGGAGGGTTCACTAATTAGATGTGAAACAAGAGAAAGTAGTGAAGAAACTGAGGCTTCTAAAAGCTTGATAAAGAATTGGCCTTTAATGTCAGCAATCATTGTTTATTGTGTTTTCTCCCTTCAAGATATGGCATACTCTGAG ATATTCTCCTTATGGGCTGTGAGCAATCAATCTTATGGTGGCTTGAGCTTTTCATCTCAGGTTGTTGGAGAAGTACTTGCGATTACAG GTACTGGTCTCCTGGTTTATCAAATATTTCTTTATCCACCCTTCGAGAAGTATTTAGGACCCATCACTTCATCTCGTGTTGCAGCA ATATTTTCTATACCATTGCTTGCCGGTTATCCATTTATGTCTAAGCTATCTGGATTAGAACTTCAGTTAATTGTGAACTGTGCATCCTTCCTGAAGAATACTTTTTCT ATAACCATCATTAATGGGTTCAACATCCTACAGAATAATGCTGTG CCTCGGCATCAAAGAGGTGCTGCAAATGGTATTTCTATTACTGCAATGTCTCTTTTTAAAGCTGTCGCTCCAGCAGGTGGAGGGGCTCT ATTTTCATGGGCACAAAAGCGTCAACAGGCTTCCTTCTTACCAG GTGATCATGCGGTTTTCTTTCTACTCAATGTGGTTACACTAATTGGGCTCCTTCTGACGTTCAAACCATTTCTAACCCAACCGAGCAACAAAAGAAGTTACGTTTTGTTGGCCACCGAAGTGCATGCTTGA
- the LOC135645010 gene encoding rhodanese-like/PpiC domain-containing protein 12, chloroplastic, with the protein MSRLPSASSSFFLQRIRLPAISSLIVSASRPPSPFRSSSSQPQLSFSPRLRHSPVSPPTSSSFLTWAAPPVVGTPRLRTKVCYCAGSSGRENKELLVQHLLVGEDNLKLLLELQQRISGGVDLSDLAVEYSVCPSKENGGMLGWIRRGQTVPEFEEAAFSAPLNKITRCKTKYGWHLLQVLSEREESVLQDVEPEELHLKMQDPSFIEEVQLIDVREPEEVAQASLPGFKVLPLHQFGTWGSLITDEFDPEKDTYVLCHHGVRSLQIAKWLQTQGFKRVFNISGGIHAYAIKADPSVPTY; encoded by the exons ATGTCCCGACTTCCCTCCGCTTCCTCGTCCTTTTTCCTGCAGCGGATCAGACTCCCAGCCATCTCCTCCCTCATCGTCTCTGCTTCGAGACCTCCTTCCCCCTTCAGATCCTCCTCTTCTCAGCCCCAATTGTCTTTCTCCCCAAGATTGCGCCACTCGCCTGTCTCTCCTCcgacctcttcttccttcttgacGTGGGCCGCGCCGCCCGTGGTGGGCACCCCAAGGTTGCGGACCAAAG TTTGTTACTGTGCTGGAAGCAGTGGAAGGGAGAATAAGGAGCTTCTGGTACAGCATCTTCTTGTCGGTGAAGACAACCTTAAGCTTCTGCTGGAGCTCCAGCAGCGTATTTCAGGAG GAGTGGATTTAAGCGATTTAGCTGTGGAATACTCTGTATGTCCATCAAAGGAAAATGGTGGAATGCTTGGGTGGATTCGAAGAGGACAAACG GTTCCAGAATTTGAGGAAGCTGCATTTAGTGCTCCTTTAAACAAAATCACACGCTGTAAGACTAAATACGGATGGCACCTCCTGCAAGTGCTTTCTGAGAG GGAAGAATCAGTTCTTCAAGATGTTGAGCCTGAAGAACTTCATCTGAAAATGCAAGATCCAAGTTTTATTGAGGAAGTTCAGTTGATAGATGTAAGAGAACCTGAGGAAGT AGCTCAAGCTTCTCTGCCTGGCTTTAAGGTTCTTCCACTTCATCAGTTTGGAACATGGGGATCACTGATAACTGATGAGTTTGATCCTGAAAAGGACACTTATGTTTTG TGTCACCATGGTGTGCGGTCTCTACAGATAGCAAAATGGTTACAGACACAA GGATTCAAAAGAGTTTTCAACATATCTGGAGGAATTCATGCCTATGCCATCAAAGCTGATCCATCTGTTCCGACATATTGA